Within the Amycolatopsis camponoti genome, the region CTCCGGGTCGTCGGTCTCCGCGCCGACGAACGCCTCGTCCCAGCCCAGCACCTCCACGACGACGGGGAGTTCCCGCACCGCGGCCATCACGTGCTCGGACACCTCGAGGTAGGCCGGCGGGTCACTGGGCAGGAAGACGGCGTCCGGGCAGCGCTTGGCGGCGATCCGCAGCGGCATGCCGGACTGGATCCCGAACTCGCGGGCCTCGTACGACGCGGTCGCGACGACGGCGCGTTCGGTCGGGTCGCCGTTGCCGCCGACCACCACGGGCTTCCCGCGCAGCTCCGGCCGACGGGCGATCTCGACCGCGGCGATGAACTGGTCGAGGTCGACGTGCAGGACCCACTTCACGAGGCCCAGTGTGCCCCAGGACGTCAGACGCGGTGGCGCGCCACGTGGGTCCAGACGGTGCCGGTGAGGGCGAGGATCCCGCAGAGCGTGACCCCCGGGTCGGGCAAGATCAACCCCAGGACCAGCAGCGTCACGGCGACGACGTCGACGGCGATCAGCAGGGCGCTCCGGAGCGCGCGCGACTTCGGGCGCTTGCCCTCGCGCAGGGCGGTGGCCAGGTCGGGGTCGGTGACCTCGAGGTTCCGCTCGATCTTCTCGAGCTCGGTGCGATCGTGGTGACTGAGCATCGGGGTACTCCTTCGGCGCCGAACCCGCCGTGTCGCCGTAGCGAATACCCAATCGTCCTCCCGGCTAACCGCCAAACGTCTTCTTATTTCGTGCTTTTCGCTGCTCCGACCGGGTGATCCGCGCTCCGTGACCGCCCGGGAGCGCGTTAGGTTCGCCTGACACGAGGCCGGTCAGGCCGGCTTCGCGCCGGTCGAAGCCGGTCAGGACCTTCAAGCAGCGGAGGACTCCATGACCTTGCCGACCGAACCGATCGGCAGCATTCCCCGTCCCGGCTACCTGATCGACGGGCTCGGCGCGTTCGCCGCCGGACGGATCGACGCCGCCGCGCTCGCCGAGCTGGAGAGCCGCGCCCTCGCGGACACGCTCAGCCGGTTCGAAGAGACGGGGTCGCCGGTCGTGTCCGACGGCGAACAGGGCAAGCCGAGCTTCGCGACCTACCCGCTGGCCGGGCTGACCGCGCTGGCGCCGGACGGCGTCGTCATCCCGTTCGCCGACGGGCACACCCGGCAGCTGCCGCGGCTGACCGCGGGCCCGTTCCGCTACGCGACGCACGCCGACGAGTACCTGACGCGGGCGAAGGCGCTCACGGACAAGCCGGTCAAGCAGGCCGTGATCGCCGCGTCCGCGATCTCGCTGATCTACCCGGCCGACGGCATCGACGGGTACCCGCAGGAGCAGTTCGTCGCGGACTTGGTGAACGAGGCGGAGGCCGACATCCGGCGCAGCCTCGACGCCGGGGCACACGCGGTGCAGATCGACTTCACCGAGGGGCGGCTGTCGCTGAAGCTGGACCCGTCCGGCGGGCTGCTGCGGCAGTTCGTCGAGCTCAACAACGCTGTGCTCCAGCGGTTCACGGCGGAGGAGCGCGCGAAGATCGGCGTCCACACCTGCCCGGGCGGCGACCAGGACTCCGTGCACAGCCTCGACGTCGACTACGCGGACCTGCTGCCGGAGCTGTTCCGGCTGGAGGCGGGGAACTTCTACGTCCAGCTGGCGAGCGAGGCCGACCCGGCTCGCGCGCTGCAGGTGATCGCCGATCACCTGCGGGCGGACCAGCGGATCTTCGTCGGGGTGATCGACCCGATCGACCCGCGGGTGGAGACGCCGGAGGAGGTCCGCGACCGCGTGCTCACGGCGGCGAAGTACCTGCCGGCCGATCGGCTCGGCACCTGCGACGACTGCGGGTTCTCGCCGTTCGCGGACGACACGTCGACCTCCCGCGACATCGCGTTCGCGAAGATCCGGGCCCGGGTGGAGGGCACCCGCCTGGCGGCCGAAGCGCTGTGACGGCCGGAGGGCCCGCCCCGGCGGGCCCTCACGCCGCTTCGGCGGCGACCTTCACCCCGAGCGCGACGAGCACGCTGCCGAGGACGGCGTCGAGCCCCCGACGGACGCGTCCGTCACCGAAGAACCGCTTCAACGCGCCGACCACGAGGGCGAGCGCCCCGAACCACAGGACCGTGCCGGCGGTCGCGATGGTGGCGAGCTCGAGCGTCTGCAGGGTGGAGCCGCCCGCGGGCAGGAACTGGGGGAGCAGGGCGAGGAAGTAGACGGCGACCTTGGGGTTGAGCAAGTTGGTGAACAGCCCCTGCCGGAAGGCGGCACCGGCCGCGAGCGGCGGGGCGTCCCCGGCGTCGCCGAGGTCCCGGTATTCGCCGCGGCGCACGGCCAGCCAGGCTTTGACCCCGAGGAAGACGAGGTAGCCGGCGCCGACGAGCTTGACGACGCTGAAGGCGACGGCCGACGCGGTCAGCACGGCGGCGACCCCGAAGGCGATGGCGACGACCCAGGCGAAGACCCCGAGCGAGATCCCGGCCCCGGCGGCGATCCCGGCCCGTCGCCCACCGGTCAGGGAGGACCGGGTGACGACGACGAAGTCGGGCCCGGGCGACATCGCCCCGAGGACGACGACCAGCAGGAACGACGCGGCGGTGGTCCCGGGGATCATGGCTCGAGGATACGACGTGACGTAACCGGTTTTCGGGGCCGATCGGGAAGATCCGGTGATCCTCCGGTGTTGGCCCCAGTGATGTTCGGCGCGATCACCGATGTTCGAATTTGAACTTCCGGTAGGGTCGATCACGTGGGCGATCCCAGGGAGAAAGCATGACGGCCGAGGTGCGGACGCGGGTGCGGATCCCGCTGCGACTCCACGGCGGCGTCGCCGTCGACGCCGAGGCCGTCACCTTCCGGGGTCTGGCCGACGGAGGCGAGCACCTCGCCTTCGTCCTCGGCACTCCCGGGGACGTGCCGCTGGTGCGGCCGCACTCAGAATGCCTCACCGGGGACGTCTTCGGCTCCGCGCGCTGTGATTGCGGGCCTCAGCTGGCCGAGGCCGTCGAGCGGATCTCCGAGGCCGGCGGCTACCTGCTCTACCTGCGTCAGGAAGGCCGGGGGATCGGCCTCTACAACAAGCTCGACGCGTACGCGCTGCAAGACCAGGGCCTCGACACCTACGCCGCCAACGCCGCGCTCGGCCTGCCCGAGGACGCCCGCGACTACGCCGTCGCCGCGCAGATGCTCGAAGCGCTGGGGGTCACCGAGGTGGACCTGCTGTCGAACAACCCAGACAAGGCCGCCCAGCTGCGCAAAGCCGGGATCGCCGTGCGCGAGCAGGTGCCGACCGGGGTCTTCGCCACCGAGAACAACGTCCGGTACCTCCGCGCGAAGGCCGAGCAGACCGGGCACACCCTGCCCGGGTTGGCCAGCTAGGCGAGCCGCTGGGCCGCCGCGGCCACCGGGCTCGTGGTGAGCTTCTCCAGCAGTCCGATCAGGACTGTCTGCTCCGACGGCGTCAGCGACGCCGCCCACTCCTTCTCGCGCGCGTTGTGCGCCTGGTACGCGTCGGTCACCGCCGAGTGGCCCCCCTCGGTCAGGGCGAGCCGGACGGCCCGTCGATCGCTGGGGACCTGCGTGCGGGTCACCAGGCCGTCGCGCTCCAGGGTCTTGACCAGGGCCGACACCGCCGCGCGGCTCATCCCGGCCAGGCGCGCCGCGTGGCGGGACTCCTGCGGGCCGGCCAGCCACAGCACGAACAGCACCCGGAACCCGCCCCAGCTCAGGCCGCGCGGCCGGTGCACCGTCGACTCCCAGTCGTACACCAGCGCGCCCGCCAGCCGGTGCAGCGTGAGGCCGAGGCGCATCGCGACGGGGTCGGTGGCCGGCAGCTCCGCCTTCGTCTTCCCGATCGCGTAGTCGACGAACGAGAGGTAGTCGAGGTCTTCGGCCGGTCGGTCGGTCATGCGGCCCAGATTAGGCGAAGGGGTTCCGCGCGCCGGTGCGGCGGGTTAGTGTGACCGGCGAGATAGTCAAACCTTTGACGATCATGAGGAGCGCTCGCCGTGACGAAGAAAGCCTTCGCCTCTTCGGCCGACCTGGCGGAGAAAGCGCAGACCCTGGAAGTCCTGGACGACGGCGTCTACGCGCTGACCGCCGAAGGCGACCCCAACATCGGCGCGATCGAGGGCGAGGACTTCCTCGTCTGCTTCGAGGCGCTGGCCACGCCGGTCGCCGCGGGCGAATGGCTCGCGAAACTCCGCGAGCACACCGACAAACCCGTGCGCTACCTGGTCTTGAGCCACTACCACGCGGTGCGCGTGCTGGGCGCGTCGGCGTTCGACGCCGACGTGATCGTCGCGCACGAGAACACCCGGGCCCTGGTCGCCGAGCGCGGCAAGGAGGACTGGGAGAGCGAGTTCGGCCGGATGCCGCGGCTGGCGAAGGCCGCGGACTCGGTGCCGGGCCTGACCTGGCCGACGCTGACCTTCTCCGACCGGCTCACCATCGACCTCGGCGGCGACCGCGGCGACCTGGTCCTCCAGTACTGCGGCCGCGGCCACACCGAGGGCGACATCGTGGCCTGGCTGCCGCGGCGGAAGATCCTCTACGCCGGCGACCTCGTGGAAGCCGAAGCCGCGCTGTACACCGGCGACGCGTTCCACCGCGAATGGGCATCGTCCACTTTGGACCGCGTCGGCGCCTTCGGGGCCGAGACACTGATCGGCGGCCGCGGCGGGGTGAGCCGGGGAGCGAAGGCGGTCGAGGCCGCCATCGCGCAGACCCGCCACTTCCTGGACACGATGATCCGCGAGGTCGGCGCGGCGCGGGACGCCGGCGGGACGCTCAAGGACGCCTTCGAACGGACCCACGCGGCGCTCGTCGGGCAGTACGGCCAGTGGCCGATCTTCGAGCACTGCCTGCCCTTCGACGTCTCGCGGCTGTGGGACGAGCTGGGCGGCATCGAGCGGCCGGTGGTGTGGACCGCCGAACGCGACCGCGAAGTCTGGGACCAGCTGCAGGACTGAAGCGATGACCGTCGCCGTTCTCGGCAGCGGCCCCGTCGGCCAGACGGCCGCGCTGCTGCTCGCGCACTGGGGCGTACCCGTCGTGCTCGTCGACGAGCACGAGGTGCGCGACCCCGTCGGGTCCAAGGCCATCTGCCAGCAACGGGACACTTTGGACGTCTGGGCGTCCCTCGGCGCGGGCTGCCTCGCCGAGGAAGGGCTCACCTGGACGACCGCGCGGACGTTCCACCGCGACACCGAGCTGTTCTCGCTGAAGCTGCCCGACGGCGGCTCGGCCCTGCCGCCGTTCGTCAACCTCTCGCAGGCCCGCGTCGAGGAGGTCCTCGACGAGCTGATCGCGCGGCAGCCGCTGATCGACGTCCGCCGCGGGCACCGCGTCCGGCGCCTGACCCAGCCCGGCCGGGTGGTCGTCGAGTGCGACACGGCGGCCGGGCCGCGCCGGATCGAAACCGACTACGCCATCGCGTGCACCGGTGCGCGCGGCGACATCGTGCGACGGGCGCTCGGCCAGCGTCTCGACGGCGTGTCCTTCCGGGACCTGTTCCTGATCTGCGACATCCGCGCCGACCTGCCGGGCTGGGCGGCCGAGCGGCGGTTCTACTTCGACCCGCCGTGGAACCCCGGCCGCCAGGTGCTCATCCACCCGTGCCCGGACTCGGAGTTCCGCATCGACTGGCAGGTCCCGGCGGACTACGACCTCGCGGCCGAGGAGTCGGGCGGGGCGATGGAGGCGCGGATCCGCGCGATCATCGGATCGGTGCCCTACGAGGTGATCTGGCGTTCGGTGTACCGCTTCCACACGCGGCTGGTCCCGCGGATGCGGGTCGGGCGGGTGCTGCTCGCCGGGGACTGCGCGCACCTCGTCGCGCCGTTCGGGGCGCGCGGGCTCAACTCCGGCGTGGCCGACGCGGAGAACGCGGCCTGGAAGCTGGCGTGGGTCCTGCGCGGCGACGCGGGGGAGGAACTGCTGGAGAGCTACCACACCGAGCGGCACGCCGCGGCGGTGGAGAACGCGGCCGTCACCACGGCCACGATGGACTTCCTGGTGCCGCAGGACGATGAGCGGCACCGGCGCCGACTGGACGTCCTCACGCGTGCCGCACACGACCCGGCCGCGTGCGAGCAGGTCGACTCGGGCCGCCTGGCGGAGCCGTTCTGGTACGCGGATTCGCCGTTGACCACGACAGATCCGGGACGCCCGTTCGCCGGACGGCCGCCGCGAGGGGCGGTGCCGCCGCCGGGGCCGGGTGTGCTGCTACCGGACCTCACCGTCGCGAGTGGACGGTTGCGGGACCTGGCCCGGCGGGGGTTCCTGCTGCTGACGACGCCGGGCGTGCGGGCGGAGGGTGCGCGGTCGGTGGGGATCCCGGTGGGCGGGGTGCTGGGTGCGCGTCCGGGCGAAGCCTGGCTGGTCCGCCCGGACGCGTACGTCGCCGCCGTGCTACGGGTAGGAGACCAGCGGGCTCACCTGGTGCCCGGTGTTCGCGGCGTCACCCGAATCGTTGATGACGTGGGCGATCGTGCCCACGCCACCGAGTGACACCGAAACGAGGTTGTGGAACCGGACCCC harbors:
- a CDS encoding DUF3040 domain-containing protein, yielding MLSHHDRTELEKIERNLEVTDPDLATALREGKRPKSRALRSALLIAVDVVAVTLLVLGLILPDPGVTLCGILALTGTVWTHVARHRV
- a CDS encoding cobalamin-independent methionine synthase II family protein, which codes for MTLPTEPIGSIPRPGYLIDGLGAFAAGRIDAAALAELESRALADTLSRFEETGSPVVSDGEQGKPSFATYPLAGLTALAPDGVVIPFADGHTRQLPRLTAGPFRYATHADEYLTRAKALTDKPVKQAVIAASAISLIYPADGIDGYPQEQFVADLVNEAEADIRRSLDAGAHAVQIDFTEGRLSLKLDPSGGLLRQFVELNNAVLQRFTAEERAKIGVHTCPGGDQDSVHSLDVDYADLLPELFRLEAGNFYVQLASEADPARALQVIADHLRADQRIFVGVIDPIDPRVETPEEVRDRVLTAAKYLPADRLGTCDDCGFSPFADDTSTSRDIAFAKIRARVEGTRLAAEAL
- a CDS encoding LysE family translocator, which gives rise to MIPGTTAASFLLVVVLGAMSPGPDFVVVTRSSLTGGRRAGIAAGAGISLGVFAWVVAIAFGVAAVLTASAVAFSVVKLVGAGYLVFLGVKAWLAVRRGEYRDLGDAGDAPPLAAGAAFRQGLFTNLLNPKVAVYFLALLPQFLPAGGSTLQTLELATIATAGTVLWFGALALVVGALKRFFGDGRVRRGLDAVLGSVLVALGVKVAAEAA
- a CDS encoding GTP cyclohydrolase II, whose amino-acid sequence is MTAEVRTRVRIPLRLHGGVAVDAEAVTFRGLADGGEHLAFVLGTPGDVPLVRPHSECLTGDVFGSARCDCGPQLAEAVERISEAGGYLLYLRQEGRGIGLYNKLDAYALQDQGLDTYAANAALGLPEDARDYAVAAQMLEALGVTEVDLLSNNPDKAAQLRKAGIAVREQVPTGVFATENNVRYLRAKAEQTGHTLPGLAS
- a CDS encoding MarR family winged helix-turn-helix transcriptional regulator; amino-acid sequence: MTDRPAEDLDYLSFVDYAIGKTKAELPATDPVAMRLGLTLHRLAGALVYDWESTVHRPRGLSWGGFRVLFVLWLAGPQESRHAARLAGMSRAAVSALVKTLERDGLVTRTQVPSDRRAVRLALTEGGHSAVTDAYQAHNAREKEWAASLTPSEQTVLIGLLEKLTTSPVAAAAQRLA
- a CDS encoding MBL fold metallo-hydrolase yields the protein MTKKAFASSADLAEKAQTLEVLDDGVYALTAEGDPNIGAIEGEDFLVCFEALATPVAAGEWLAKLREHTDKPVRYLVLSHYHAVRVLGASAFDADVIVAHENTRALVAERGKEDWESEFGRMPRLAKAADSVPGLTWPTLTFSDRLTIDLGGDRGDLVLQYCGRGHTEGDIVAWLPRRKILYAGDLVEAEAALYTGDAFHREWASSTLDRVGAFGAETLIGGRGGVSRGAKAVEAAIAQTRHFLDTMIREVGAARDAGGTLKDAFERTHAALVGQYGQWPIFEHCLPFDVSRLWDELGGIERPVVWTAERDREVWDQLQD
- a CDS encoding FAD-dependent monooxygenase, whose amino-acid sequence is MTVAVLGSGPVGQTAALLLAHWGVPVVLVDEHEVRDPVGSKAICQQRDTLDVWASLGAGCLAEEGLTWTTARTFHRDTELFSLKLPDGGSALPPFVNLSQARVEEVLDELIARQPLIDVRRGHRVRRLTQPGRVVVECDTAAGPRRIETDYAIACTGARGDIVRRALGQRLDGVSFRDLFLICDIRADLPGWAAERRFYFDPPWNPGRQVLIHPCPDSEFRIDWQVPADYDLAAEESGGAMEARIRAIIGSVPYEVIWRSVYRFHTRLVPRMRVGRVLLAGDCAHLVAPFGARGLNSGVADAENAAWKLAWVLRGDAGEELLESYHTERHAAAVENAAVTTATMDFLVPQDDERHRRRLDVLTRAAHDPAACEQVDSGRLAEPFWYADSPLTTTDPGRPFAGRPPRGAVPPPGPGVLLPDLTVASGRLRDLARRGFLLLTTPGVRAEGARSVGIPVGGVLGARPGEAWLVRPDAYVAAVLRVGDQRAHLVPGVRGVTRIVDDVGDRAHATE